From a single Cotesia glomerata isolate CgM1 linkage group LG6, MPM_Cglom_v2.3, whole genome shotgun sequence genomic region:
- the LOC123267528 gene encoding uncharacterized protein LOC123267528 isoform X4, with product MVDLSGYVIILINDNGKIKLYGSSADNAEYPEVSDEILEVNGRTLENATDAEVSQHIHQCIRSGTISLQVTRRAGHKMKELDGPNADKIRDAWVIALERGARERLQKLPALKKVKPRDIQAILHQQINEEKSASTSKIETPINKDSNSPNNHITVTLADGQTANRTPPSKLSNGTVPKSISNDDNEVLISNDDHYSNKEVLEKQRNYSDEPKLLHPSVTSKLGERRSSSPFQNGRTEVLIGEPEGGPRSPRGSTSSAINDFLSTDNPEPICRSRRRSATSVNDIQLQNNNNSPSLRESKDSRSPHIPPDEMWVPGVTPGHHRELPVDVPDTLLQQAYANNKVILPLSPPPAPPLPKTTDSPVAVTVYPSTKLTTTTTNNNQRPGNQVDLPLSDLRELTLNIKNDSSYHHKNLHHTPRNNLDAALPVNDLSGFTHLIEITVDKNSDNSSNDSTTKSPILSIFDEIDSPTSNHSHLQIKESNVDIDDDYPFAKEDYPTMLKTCSDDSASPRSSSGRSDSTTALDTSLIIPGKESPLYDARRIDLGSPCRTIPDLSIYGMTRETTSFDNPAYGLDLHQGLLIRSDEVLDLRIIGDNCKNCEIIPIGKPEKSLGKKKKPKNTSSFDVDLIAAKSTDDLLAADLTGFVARTSIKKPPKKSNLPVLPTPPPLPPQVPTINGYSTLRNDSHKSNSRGFREVAVDCPPDFIPVTKSHPIYPPPNKVEVKNKSSDSKILTDRSKSKESVVALDDNDGQKGNGVKPLLPPRDQKRAPARPPKDNLRLSTRNSTINDNNDNTSSNTGIESSIVSQPTPQQLQTIQKYKEQLRQRKDFEERREFLNQSLRGSQKLHALESHAKQLAGQENPAYNQDEVTNTTGNVRKEKEQTSGQASPKVAADELPEDPKILSYGEVVATLERLQLQLRNLSGALGISGPGVEAELEAVRSLVQQRRFATALATHNFIKTKLRTGKLHKAYNDDASNLARDCVELFEECQTTQTVKSPETLAIIEELTGLLTSYDMEGLLFAHDSIISYCDGIQLKDGPLSSSASEQSLSRHSSLRDSLRNTDNIKIIKIEKTNEPLGATVRNEGDAVIIGRVVRGGAADKSGLFNEGDEVLEVNGVEMRGKSVNEVCDILASMQGSLTFIVLPASSVVRSNSDSRLEDNNLIHHVRAHFDYDPEEDPYIPCRELGISFQKGDVLHVISQDDSNWWQAYREGEEDQTLAGLIPSQAFQHQRESMKQTITGGKTTLRSSKKSSTLLCTRKNPKKKKKRAKFGGSINDDGYPSYSTTTIDDYDSEEVLTYEEVALYYPRASHKRPIVLIGPPNIGRHELRQRLMQDSERFAAAIPHTSRPRKGSEVDGQDYHFITRQQFETDIVGRKFVEHGEYEKAYYGTSIEAIRSVVNSGKICVLNLHPQSLKILRNSDLKPYVVFVAPPSLEKLRQKRIKNNENYKEDELKDIIEKARDMEDKYGHLFDMIIINNDTDRAYNQLLTEINSLEREPQWVPATWVQ from the exons atggTTGATCTCAGTGGATACGTCATTATCCTTATTAACGAcaatggaaaaattaaattatacg gATCCTCGGCTGATAACGCCGAGTATCCGGAAGTCAGCGACGAAATTCTGGAGGTCAACGGACGGACGCTGGAAAATGCTACTGATGCTGAAGTCAGTCAGCATATTCACCag tgcATCAGGTCAGGAACAATCAGTCTCCAGGTGACTAGAAGAGCGGGCCATAAAATGA AAGAATTGGATGGTCCAAATGCTGATAAGATACGTGACGCCTGGGTAATTGCATTAGAAag aggcGCAAGAGAACGTTTGCAAAAATTACCagcattaaaaaaagtaaagccACGTGATATCCAGGCAATATTACATCAACAG atcaaTGAAGAAAAATCAGCATCGACGAGCAAAATCGAAACACCAATAAATAAAGACTCTAATAGTCCAAATAATCATATTACCGTAACACTTGCTGAtgg acaaacGGCAAACCGTACTCCACCCTCAAAATTAAGCAATGGAACAGTGCCAAAAAGTATAAGTAACGATGATAATGAAGTATTGATAAGTAACGATGATCATTATAGTAACAAAGAAGTTTTAGAAAAACAACGAAATTATTCTGACGAACCAAAATTActg cATCCATCAGTAACGTCAAAATTAGGCGAAAGACGATCGAGTAGCCCGTTCCAAAATGGCAGAACAGAAGTACTGATCGGAGAACCAGAAGGTGGACCAAGATCTCCACGTGGTTCAACTTCTTCGGCGATTAATGACTTTCTGAGTACCGACAATCCAGAACCTATTTGCag GTCTCGCCGGCGCAGCGCCACCAGCGTGAACGACATCCAACTGCAAAACAACAATAACTCTCCATCGCTACGTGAATCAAAGGATTCACGTAGCCCCCACATTCCTCCAGATGAGATGTGGGTCCCGGGGGTAACCCCGGGTCACCACCGTGAGTTACCAGTCGACGTTCCCGACACTCTTCTCCAGCAAGCGTACGCAAACAATAAGGTAATCTTACCACTGTCACCTCCCCCGGCACCACCACTACCAAAAACAACCGACTCTCCAGTAGCAGTAACAGTTTACCCGTCGACAAAGTTAACAACCACCACCACCAACAACAACCAGCGGCCCGGAAACCAAGTCGATTTGCCGCTTTCAGACCTGCGCGAGCTAACCCTAAACATTAAAAACGATTCATCTTATCACCACAAAAACCTTCATCATACCCCGCGAAATAACCTAGACGCTGCGCTCCCAGTCAACGATCTCTCCGGGTTCACTCACTTAATCGAAATAACAGTTGACAAAAATTCAGATAACTCCAGCAACGACTCCACCACCAAGTCGCCGATCCTCTCGATATTCGACGAGATAGACAGTCCAACCAGCAACCACTCTCACCTTCAGATAAAGGAGTCCAACGTTGACATCGACGACGACTATCCTTTCGCCAAAGAAGACTACCCCACCATGCTAAAGACTTGCAGCGACGATTCCGCGAGTCCTAGGTCCTCCTCAGGCCGGTCTGACTCAACAACCGCCTTAGATACTAGTCTTATAATCCCCGGAAAAGAGTCTCCGCTCTACGATGCGAGAAGAATAGACCTAGGCTCTCCTTGTCGCACTATTCCGGACCTCAGTATCTACGGAATGACCCGCGAGACAACCTCCTTTGATAATCCAGCCTATGGACTGGATTTGCATCAAGGTTTATTGATCCGGTCTGATGAAGTCCTAGATCTCAGAATCATTGGAGACAATTGCAAGAACTGCGAGATAATTCCTATCGGAAAGCCTGAAAAATCTCTgggtaaaaaaaagaaacccaAGAACACTTCTAGCTTTGATGTAGATCTAATTGCTGCCAAGTCTACCGATGATCTGCTTGCTGCTGATCTCACGGGGTTCGTTGCTAGAACCAGCATCAAGAAACCCCCGAAAAAAAGCAACCTGCCTGTGCTTCCAACTCCTCCACCTTTGCCGCCGCAGGTTCCGACTATCAACGGGTATTCCACTTTGAGAAACGACAGCCACAAGAGCAACTCACGGGGATTTAGAGAGGTCGCAGTTGATTGTCCTCCGGACTTTATTCCGGTGACTAAAAGCCACCCGATTTATCCGCCTCCGAACAAGGTCGAGGTGAAGAATAAAAGCAGTGATAGCAAAATATTAACTGATAGGAGCAAATCTAAAGAGAGTGTGGTTGCGTTGGATGACAATGATGGGCAAAAG GGTAATGGCGTTAAACCATTATTACCACCAAGAGATCAAAAACGCGCGCCAGCTCGCCCGCCAAAAGATAATCTACGTTTATCCACGCGTAATAGTACTATTAATGATAACAATGACAATACTAGTAGTAATACCGGAATAGAATCATCGATAGTATCACAACCGACGCCACAGCAATTGCAAACGATTCAAAAATAcaag GAACAATTGAGACAGCGCAAAGACTTTGAGGAGAGACGGGAATTTCTTAACCAATCTTTGCGCGGTTCACAGAAACTCCATGCTCTTGAGAGCCATGCGAAACAACTTGCTGGACAGGAAAATCCGGCTTACAACCAAGATGAGGTTACAAACACCACGGGGAATGTACGGAAGGAAAAAGAACAAACTTCGGGTCAAGCTAGTCCGAAAGTTGCTGCTGATGAATTGCCAGAAGATccgaaaattttat cttACGGAGAAGTGGTAGCAACTCTGGAAagattacaattacaattaagGAATCTATCAGGTGCCTTAGGTATATCAGGACCAGGTGTAGAAGCCGAATTAGAAGCAGTCCGTTCATTAGTCCAACAGCGTCGTTTCGCGACGGCATTAGCGACccacaattttataaaaacaaaacttcGTACTGGAAAATTGCACAAAGCTTACAATGATGACGCGTCGAATTTAGCGCGTGATTGCGTTGAATTATTCGAAGAATGTCAAACAACCCAGACTGTTAAATCGCCCGAAACATTAGCGATAATTGAAGAATTAACTGGGTTATTAACCAGTTATGACATGGAAGGATTATTATTTGCTCACGATTCAATAATTTCATATTGCGACGGCATACAATTAAAAGACGGTCCATTGTCATCGTCAGCAAGTGAGCAATCATTAAGCCGTCATTCGAGTTTGCGTGACTCGTTGCGTAATaccgataatattaaaataattaaaatagaaaaaaccaATGAACCACTTGGTGCTACTGTACGTAATGAGGGAGATGCTGTCATCAtag gaCGCGTTGTTCGTGGAGGCGCTGCTGATAAATCAGGGCTGTTTAATGAAGGCGATGAAGTACTTGAAGTTAATGGCGTTGAAATGCGTGGCAAAAGTGTTAATGAAGTGTGCGATATACTCGCTAGCATGCAAGGCAGCTTAACATTTATAGTTTTACCAGCTTCGTCAGTCGTCCGCAGTAACAGTGACAGTAGACTTGAAGATAATAATTtg atacATCACGTAAGAGCGCACTTTGATTACGACCCTGAAGAGGATCCTTACATCCCATGCCGTGAATTAGGTATAAGTTTCCAGAAGGGCGATGTATTGCACGTAATATCTCAAGATGACTCTAATTGGTGGCAGGCTTATCGTGAAGGCGAAGAAGATCAAACTTTAGCCGGCTTAATACCCAGTCAAGCGTTTCAACACCA GCGCGAGTCGATGAAACAAACGATAACTGGCGGTAAAACAACACTCAGAAGTTCAAAGAAGTCTAGTACGTTGTTATGCACACGGAAAAATccaaagaaaaagaagaagaggGCTAAATTTGGTGGGAGTATCAATGATGATGGTTATCCTAGTTATTCAACAACGACGATTGatg ATTACGATAGCGAAGAAGTATTAACTTATGAGGAAGTAGCATTGTATTACCCTCGTGCAAGTCATAAAAGGCCAATAGTACTTATAGGACCGCCGAATATTGGACGCCATGAATTGAGACAACGTCTGATGCAAGACAGCGAGCGTTTTGCTGCAGCTATACCac ATACAAGTAGACCACGCAAAGGCTCTGAAGTTGACGGACAGGATTATCACTTCATAACCCGGCAGCAGTTCGAGACAGACATCGTGGGTCGTAAATTTGTGGAGCATGGGGAGTATGAAAAAGCTTATTACGGTACATCTATCGAAGCAATACGTAGTGTCGTTAATTCCGGTAAAATTTGtgtattaaatttacatccgcagagtttaaaaatattacgtAATTCGGATCTAAAACCTTATGTCGTATTCGTCGCACCACCTAGTTTAGAAAAGTTGAGACAAAAGCGAATTAAGaacaatgaaaattacaaAGAAGACGAGCTTAAAGATATTATTGAAAAGGCACGCGATATGGAAGACAAGTACGGACATTTATTtgatatgattattattaataatgataccGATCGTGCTTATAATCAACTTTTAacagaaattaattctttGGAGAGAGAGCCTCAGTGGGTACCTGCCACTTGGGTTCAGTGA
- the LOC123267528 gene encoding uncharacterized protein LOC123267528 isoform X3: MKELDGPNADKIRDAWVIALERGARERLQKLPALKKVKPRDIQAILHQQINEEKSASTSKIETPINKDSNSPNNHITVTLADGQTANRTPPSKLSNGTVPKSISNDDNEVLISNDDHYSNKEVLEKQRNYSDEPKLLHPSVTSKLGERRSSSPFQNGRTEVLIGEPEGGPRSPRGSTSSAINDFLSTDNPEPICRSRRRSATSVNDIQLQNNNNSPSLRESKDSRSPHIPPDEMWVPGVTPGHHRELPVDVPDTLLQQAYANNKVILPLSPPPAPPLPKTTDSPVAVTVYPSTKLTTTTTNNNQRPGNQVDLPLSDLRELTLNIKNDSSYHHKNLHHTPRNNLDAALPVNDLSGFTHLIEITVDKNSDNSSNDSTTKSPILSIFDEIDSPTSNHSHLQIKESNVDIDDDYPFAKEDYPTMLKTCSDDSASPRSSSGRSDSTTALDTSLIIPGKESPLYDARRIDLGSPCRTIPDLSIYGMTRETTSFDNPAYGLDLHQGLLIRSDEVLDLRIIGDNCKNCEIIPIGKPEKSLGKKKKPKNTSSFDVDLIAAKSTDDLLAADLTGFVARTSIKKPPKKSNLPVLPTPPPLPPQVPTINGYSTLRNDSHKSNSRGFREVAVDCPPDFIPVTKSHPIYPPPNKVEVKNKSSDSKILTDRSKSKESVVALDDNDGQKVRLKSLKHPGKLLTPRPISVLSNTIPNMSPNKILKNRKTLPMSYRLSDDDKDANFSLMIDDDNSCVGLSFSRLYSFRNESFDNKTNSIKSMVNKNDVLGTDRDFDQSKVNVYLDNAENTALFNAYESLSLPSYASTASSSYSSLSLKSNCHFNLNTNDASLMLTSPHHSLSYNNNNNNNNNNNCNSNDSNHNNKSVNDGIQRDVEAVDSHQDHKGNGVKPLLPPRDQKRAPARPPKDNLRLSTRNSTINDNNDNTSSNTGIESSIVSQPTPQQLQTIQKYKEQLRQRKDFEERREFLNQSLRGSQKLHALESHAKQLAGQENPAYNQDEVTNTTGNVRKEKEQTSGQASPKVAADELPEDPKILSYGEVVATLERLQLQLRNLSGALGISGPGVEAELEAVRSLVQQRRFATALATHNFIKTKLRTGKLHKAYNDDASNLARDCVELFEECQTTQTVKSPETLAIIEELTGLLTSYDMEGLLFAHDSIISYCDGIQLKDGPLSSSASEQSLSRHSSLRDSLRNTDNIKIIKIEKTNEPLGATVRNEGDAVIIGRVVRGGAADKSGLFNEGDEVLEVNGVEMRGKSVNEVCDILASMQGSLTFIVLPASSVVRSNSDSRLEDNNLIHHVRAHFDYDPEEDPYIPCRELGISFQKGDVLHVISQDDSNWWQAYREGEEDQTLAGLIPSQAFQHQRESMKQTITGGKTTLRSSKKSSTLLCTRKNPKKKKKRAKFGGSINDDGYPSYSTTTIDDYDSEEVLTYEEVALYYPRASHKRPIVLIGPPNIGRHELRQRLMQDSERFAAAIPHTSRPRKGSEVDGQDYHFITRQQFETDIVGRKFVEHGEYEKAYYGTSIEAIRSVVNSGKICVLNLHPQSLKILRNSDLKPYVVFVAPPSLEKLRQKRIKNNENYKEDELKDIIEKARDMEDKYGHLFDMIIINNDTDRAYNQLLTEINSLEREPQWVPATWVQ; the protein is encoded by the exons ATGA AAGAATTGGATGGTCCAAATGCTGATAAGATACGTGACGCCTGGGTAATTGCATTAGAAag aggcGCAAGAGAACGTTTGCAAAAATTACCagcattaaaaaaagtaaagccACGTGATATCCAGGCAATATTACATCAACAG atcaaTGAAGAAAAATCAGCATCGACGAGCAAAATCGAAACACCAATAAATAAAGACTCTAATAGTCCAAATAATCATATTACCGTAACACTTGCTGAtgg acaaacGGCAAACCGTACTCCACCCTCAAAATTAAGCAATGGAACAGTGCCAAAAAGTATAAGTAACGATGATAATGAAGTATTGATAAGTAACGATGATCATTATAGTAACAAAGAAGTTTTAGAAAAACAACGAAATTATTCTGACGAACCAAAATTActg cATCCATCAGTAACGTCAAAATTAGGCGAAAGACGATCGAGTAGCCCGTTCCAAAATGGCAGAACAGAAGTACTGATCGGAGAACCAGAAGGTGGACCAAGATCTCCACGTGGTTCAACTTCTTCGGCGATTAATGACTTTCTGAGTACCGACAATCCAGAACCTATTTGCag GTCTCGCCGGCGCAGCGCCACCAGCGTGAACGACATCCAACTGCAAAACAACAATAACTCTCCATCGCTACGTGAATCAAAGGATTCACGTAGCCCCCACATTCCTCCAGATGAGATGTGGGTCCCGGGGGTAACCCCGGGTCACCACCGTGAGTTACCAGTCGACGTTCCCGACACTCTTCTCCAGCAAGCGTACGCAAACAATAAGGTAATCTTACCACTGTCACCTCCCCCGGCACCACCACTACCAAAAACAACCGACTCTCCAGTAGCAGTAACAGTTTACCCGTCGACAAAGTTAACAACCACCACCACCAACAACAACCAGCGGCCCGGAAACCAAGTCGATTTGCCGCTTTCAGACCTGCGCGAGCTAACCCTAAACATTAAAAACGATTCATCTTATCACCACAAAAACCTTCATCATACCCCGCGAAATAACCTAGACGCTGCGCTCCCAGTCAACGATCTCTCCGGGTTCACTCACTTAATCGAAATAACAGTTGACAAAAATTCAGATAACTCCAGCAACGACTCCACCACCAAGTCGCCGATCCTCTCGATATTCGACGAGATAGACAGTCCAACCAGCAACCACTCTCACCTTCAGATAAAGGAGTCCAACGTTGACATCGACGACGACTATCCTTTCGCCAAAGAAGACTACCCCACCATGCTAAAGACTTGCAGCGACGATTCCGCGAGTCCTAGGTCCTCCTCAGGCCGGTCTGACTCAACAACCGCCTTAGATACTAGTCTTATAATCCCCGGAAAAGAGTCTCCGCTCTACGATGCGAGAAGAATAGACCTAGGCTCTCCTTGTCGCACTATTCCGGACCTCAGTATCTACGGAATGACCCGCGAGACAACCTCCTTTGATAATCCAGCCTATGGACTGGATTTGCATCAAGGTTTATTGATCCGGTCTGATGAAGTCCTAGATCTCAGAATCATTGGAGACAATTGCAAGAACTGCGAGATAATTCCTATCGGAAAGCCTGAAAAATCTCTgggtaaaaaaaagaaacccaAGAACACTTCTAGCTTTGATGTAGATCTAATTGCTGCCAAGTCTACCGATGATCTGCTTGCTGCTGATCTCACGGGGTTCGTTGCTAGAACCAGCATCAAGAAACCCCCGAAAAAAAGCAACCTGCCTGTGCTTCCAACTCCTCCACCTTTGCCGCCGCAGGTTCCGACTATCAACGGGTATTCCACTTTGAGAAACGACAGCCACAAGAGCAACTCACGGGGATTTAGAGAGGTCGCAGTTGATTGTCCTCCGGACTTTATTCCGGTGACTAAAAGCCACCCGATTTATCCGCCTCCGAACAAGGTCGAGGTGAAGAATAAAAGCAGTGATAGCAAAATATTAACTGATAGGAGCAAATCTAAAGAGAGTGTGGTTGCGTTGGATGACAATGATGGGCAAAAGGTAAGACTAAAAAGTCTTAAGCACCCGGGTAAGCTTTTAACACCACGACCGATTTCTGTATTATCTAACACTATTCCTAACATGAGCCCTAacaagattttgaaaaatcgaaaaactCTTCCGATGTCTTACAGACTTTCTGATGACGATAAAGACGCGAATTTTTCACTGATGATTGATGATGACAATTCCTGTGTTGGGTTGTCATTCTCGAGACTCTATAGCTTTCGAAACGAGAGCtttgataataaaacaaaCAGCATCAAGTCGAtggttaataaaaatgatgtttTGGGTACAGATAGGGATTTTGATCAGTCTAAAGTAAATGTTTACTTGGACAATGCTGAAAACACCGCGTTGTTTAATGCCTATGAATCCCTATCGCTTCCCTCTTACGCTTCTACTGCTTCTTCTTCATATTCTTCACTATCATTAAAGAGTAATTGTCACTTTAATCTAAACACAAACGACGCTTCTTTAATGCTTACTTCACCACACCATTCTttaagttataataataataataataataataataataataattgtaatagtAATGATAGTAATCATAACAATAAAAGTGTAAATGATGGTATACAACGGGATGTAGAAGCAGTAGATAGTCATCAAGATCACAAG GGTAATGGCGTTAAACCATTATTACCACCAAGAGATCAAAAACGCGCGCCAGCTCGCCCGCCAAAAGATAATCTACGTTTATCCACGCGTAATAGTACTATTAATGATAACAATGACAATACTAGTAGTAATACCGGAATAGAATCATCGATAGTATCACAACCGACGCCACAGCAATTGCAAACGATTCAAAAATAcaag GAACAATTGAGACAGCGCAAAGACTTTGAGGAGAGACGGGAATTTCTTAACCAATCTTTGCGCGGTTCACAGAAACTCCATGCTCTTGAGAGCCATGCGAAACAACTTGCTGGACAGGAAAATCCGGCTTACAACCAAGATGAGGTTACAAACACCACGGGGAATGTACGGAAGGAAAAAGAACAAACTTCGGGTCAAGCTAGTCCGAAAGTTGCTGCTGATGAATTGCCAGAAGATccgaaaattttat cttACGGAGAAGTGGTAGCAACTCTGGAAagattacaattacaattaagGAATCTATCAGGTGCCTTAGGTATATCAGGACCAGGTGTAGAAGCCGAATTAGAAGCAGTCCGTTCATTAGTCCAACAGCGTCGTTTCGCGACGGCATTAGCGACccacaattttataaaaacaaaacttcGTACTGGAAAATTGCACAAAGCTTACAATGATGACGCGTCGAATTTAGCGCGTGATTGCGTTGAATTATTCGAAGAATGTCAAACAACCCAGACTGTTAAATCGCCCGAAACATTAGCGATAATTGAAGAATTAACTGGGTTATTAACCAGTTATGACATGGAAGGATTATTATTTGCTCACGATTCAATAATTTCATATTGCGACGGCATACAATTAAAAGACGGTCCATTGTCATCGTCAGCAAGTGAGCAATCATTAAGCCGTCATTCGAGTTTGCGTGACTCGTTGCGTAATaccgataatattaaaataattaaaatagaaaaaaccaATGAACCACTTGGTGCTACTGTACGTAATGAGGGAGATGCTGTCATCAtag gaCGCGTTGTTCGTGGAGGCGCTGCTGATAAATCAGGGCTGTTTAATGAAGGCGATGAAGTACTTGAAGTTAATGGCGTTGAAATGCGTGGCAAAAGTGTTAATGAAGTGTGCGATATACTCGCTAGCATGCAAGGCAGCTTAACATTTATAGTTTTACCAGCTTCGTCAGTCGTCCGCAGTAACAGTGACAGTAGACTTGAAGATAATAATTtg atacATCACGTAAGAGCGCACTTTGATTACGACCCTGAAGAGGATCCTTACATCCCATGCCGTGAATTAGGTATAAGTTTCCAGAAGGGCGATGTATTGCACGTAATATCTCAAGATGACTCTAATTGGTGGCAGGCTTATCGTGAAGGCGAAGAAGATCAAACTTTAGCCGGCTTAATACCCAGTCAAGCGTTTCAACACCA GCGCGAGTCGATGAAACAAACGATAACTGGCGGTAAAACAACACTCAGAAGTTCAAAGAAGTCTAGTACGTTGTTATGCACACGGAAAAATccaaagaaaaagaagaagaggGCTAAATTTGGTGGGAGTATCAATGATGATGGTTATCCTAGTTATTCAACAACGACGATTGatg ATTACGATAGCGAAGAAGTATTAACTTATGAGGAAGTAGCATTGTATTACCCTCGTGCAAGTCATAAAAGGCCAATAGTACTTATAGGACCGCCGAATATTGGACGCCATGAATTGAGACAACGTCTGATGCAAGACAGCGAGCGTTTTGCTGCAGCTATACCac ATACAAGTAGACCACGCAAAGGCTCTGAAGTTGACGGACAGGATTATCACTTCATAACCCGGCAGCAGTTCGAGACAGACATCGTGGGTCGTAAATTTGTGGAGCATGGGGAGTATGAAAAAGCTTATTACGGTACATCTATCGAAGCAATACGTAGTGTCGTTAATTCCGGTAAAATTTGtgtattaaatttacatccgcagagtttaaaaatattacgtAATTCGGATCTAAAACCTTATGTCGTATTCGTCGCACCACCTAGTTTAGAAAAGTTGAGACAAAAGCGAATTAAGaacaatgaaaattacaaAGAAGACGAGCTTAAAGATATTATTGAAAAGGCACGCGATATGGAAGACAAGTACGGACATTTATTtgatatgattattattaataatgataccGATCGTGCTTATAATCAACTTTTAacagaaattaattctttGGAGAGAGAGCCTCAGTGGGTACCTGCCACTTGGGTTCAGTGA